DNA sequence from the Geobacter sp. AOG2 genome:
CGATCGTGCAGCGTTTCATCCGTACTACCACCAAGGGTATCCAGGGGAGCTGATCGCTGCCCGGGGGGCTGAAGGAGATTGTAATGAATAAGGGCACTGGCAGGGCCATGGTGCTTGCGGCCATTTTCCCGGCGGCGCTGATCTTTGTGGCATTCCTGGGTGCGGGATGCGCCGGGATGAAGCAGTCCCATCCGCTTTTGCCGGTCGCCGAGTATGAAAAGATGATTGTCGGCCGCCTGGATGCCGACTACGTGGGGACGGATAACTGCGTCGCCAAGTGCCACAAGCACGACAAGATCACCAGCGACTTCAAGCGGAGCGTTCACGGCGAGCAGATCAAGCCTGAAACCGGATTGCCGCTGGTCAACTGCGAGTCATGCCACGGGCCGGGAAGTCTGGCCATCGCCAAGATTGAGGAAAATAAAAAGCTCCATGGCGAAGAGGGCGGCAAATGCGATGTTTCCAAATTGCTCGACCTGAAGAAACTCCCACCACAGGCCCAGTCTCTGATCTGCCTGAAATGCCACTCCGCGGCCTCGACCCCGGCCCTGGCCCACTGGCACTCCAGTACTCACGCCCTGAACGACTTGAGTTGCTTCTCCTGCCATAAGTTGCACGAAGGGCCACAGCAGAAGGTCAGCCACGATCAAATGGCCGAACTCTGTTACGGCTGCCATCCCGACGTCAAGGCCCAATTCAGCCTGTTTTCCCATCACCCGGTGCGGGAAAAGAAGATGGGCTGTTTCGACTGCCATGACCCCCACGGCTCAAGCCAGCCCAAGCTGTTGAAGGGGAGCACGCAACGCGACCTTTGCACCCGCTGCCATATGGATAAAAGCGGGCCGTTCGTCTACGAGCACGGCGACGTTACCGAAACCTGTACCAACTGCCACATGCCGCACGGTTCGGTCAATCGCCGTCTGCTCTCGGCGGCGATGCCGTTTCTCTGCATTCAGTGCCACAACCCGGGTCACCGCAGCGTAGTAAACGGCGACACATCCATGAAGGCGCTCTTTTCCAACCGGTGCACCGACTGCCACTCCGCTATCCACGGCTCCGATACCCCCGACAACCGCGGGTACGGGACATTAAGGAAGTAAGCCATGCCAAGACGCTCTCGACAAACAAAGCTGTTTGCACCGCTGG
Encoded proteins:
- a CDS encoding DmsE family decaheme c-type cytochrome produces the protein MNKGTGRAMVLAAIFPAALIFVAFLGAGCAGMKQSHPLLPVAEYEKMIVGRLDADYVGTDNCVAKCHKHDKITSDFKRSVHGEQIKPETGLPLVNCESCHGPGSLAIAKIEENKKLHGEEGGKCDVSKLLDLKKLPPQAQSLICLKCHSAASTPALAHWHSSTHALNDLSCFSCHKLHEGPQQKVSHDQMAELCYGCHPDVKAQFSLFSHHPVREKKMGCFDCHDPHGSSQPKLLKGSTQRDLCTRCHMDKSGPFVYEHGDVTETCTNCHMPHGSVNRRLLSAAMPFLCIQCHNPGHRSVVNGDTSMKALFSNRCTDCHSAIHGSDTPDNRGYGTLRK